The following are encoded in a window of Kitasatospora sp. NBC_01250 genomic DNA:
- a CDS encoding GNAT family N-acetyltransferase, which translates to MTDDNKITIRPAGPADAAEIATVHMTSRAATMPYLPPQRRTHDQVTRWAEDVLLRECRTWVAVRGAEVLGYAALAGDLLEHLYLRPTVRRQGIGSLLLDEVRRHSPAGVSLHVFEQNTDARAFYERHGFTVVASTDGSGTMEKLPDLTLRWTPSANR; encoded by the coding sequence GTGACCGACGACAACAAGATCACCATTCGCCCCGCGGGCCCCGCCGACGCGGCGGAGATCGCCACCGTCCACATGACCTCCCGCGCGGCCACCATGCCGTACCTCCCCCCGCAGCGGCGCACCCATGACCAGGTGACCCGGTGGGCCGAGGACGTGCTGCTCAGGGAGTGCCGCACCTGGGTGGCGGTACGCGGGGCGGAGGTCCTCGGCTACGCCGCATTGGCGGGGGACCTGCTGGAGCACCTCTACCTGCGCCCGACCGTCCGCCGCCAGGGCATCGGCTCCCTGCTCCTCGACGAGGTCCGGCGGCACAGCCCCGCCGGTGTCTCGCTGCACGTCTTCGAGCAGAACACCGACGCGCGCGCCTTCTACGAGCGCCACGGCTTCACCGTCGTCGCCAGCACCGACGGCAGCGGCACCATGGAGAAGCTGCCCGACCTGACCCTGCGCTGGACCCCGAGCGCCAACCGCTGA
- a CDS encoding DUF397 domain-containing protein, whose amino-acid sequence MTTKPDALAWRKSSYSNGEGAECVEVADGLPASVPVRDSKDPEGPALTFPARAWSAFVADVKSGRIPLV is encoded by the coding sequence ATGACGACCAAGCCTGACGCCCTCGCCTGGCGCAAGAGCAGCTACAGCAACGGCGAAGGTGCCGAATGTGTCGAGGTCGCCGACGGCCTCCCCGCCTCCGTCCCGGTGCGTGACAGCAAGGACCCCGAGGGCCCCGCGCTGACCTTCCCCGCCAGGGCCTGGTCCGCCTTCGTCGCCGATGTGAAGTCAGGCCGCATCCCGCTTGTCTGA